In Pseudoroseomonas cervicalis, the DNA window AGACCAGCATGAACAGGCTGGATTTCGGCAGGTGGAAATTGGTCAGCAGCAGATCGGCCGAGCGGAAGACATGGCCGGGCAGCAGGAAGATATCTGTGAGTCCGCGGAAGGGGTGGACGACACCGTCCGTGTCCACCGCGCTCTCCAGCAGCCGCAGCGCCGTGGTGCCGATGGCGATGATGCGCCCGCCCTTGGCCCGCGTCTCGTTGATGGCCGCCGCCGCCGCCTCGGAGATATGGCCCCACTCGGCATGCAGCTTGTGCTCGCGCGGGTTGTCGCCGCGGATCGGCAGAAAGGTGCCGGCGCCGACATGCAGCGTCAGGGAGACCTGGCCAACGCCACGCTCCGCCAGGGCTGCCAGCAATCCGGGCGTGAAATGCAGGCTGGCGGTGGGGGCGGCGACCGCCCCGGGCTCGCGCGCGAAGATCGGCTGGTAATCCTCACGATCCTCGGGCCGGGGGCCGTCGGGCCGCGCGATATAGGGCGGCAGCGGGATCTCCCCGGCCTTTTCCAGCGCGGCGGCCAGCTTCCCCTGGTCGGGGCCGAAATCGATCAGCGCCGCGCCGCCTTCCTGCCGCTCCACCACCCGCGGGGCGAGTTCCGGCGCGCCCTCGATCGTCAGGATATCGCCAGGGCGCAGCTTCTTCGCGTTGCGCACCAGGGCGTGCCACATCCCGCCGCTCTCGGCGCGGTTCAGCATGATCTCCAGCCGCGCCTCGCCGCGCCGGGCGCGCAGGCGGGCGGGGATGACGCGGGTGTCGTTCACCACCATCAGATCGCCGGGGCGCAGCCAGGCGGGCAGGTCGCGCACGCCCTGGTCGCGCAGCCCGTCGTGGGCTGCCACCAGCAGGCGGGCGGCGTCGCGCGGCCGGGCGGGGGCCTGGGCGATCAGCGCCTCGGGCAGGGCGAAGTCGAAATCCTCGGCCCGGAGCTCGGGCAGGGCGGGGGGTGTGGTGCTGGTCATGGGGGTTTCCGCCGGCGGCGGTAGCGGAGGGGGGGCGCGAAGGCAAGCGCAGACGCCGCCATGCCGCCATGCGGGGGCGGGCCAGACAGGGAGTAAGGGGGGGGTGGGGTTGCCGCCCCGGCCCCGGCCGGGCAGGCTGGCCGCCGAGGAAAACGGAACCAGGACCGACCATGCGCCAGAACGGGGCGGAATGGCTGGCGCGCAGCATCGCGCGTTCCGGCCAGAGCCATGTCTTCTTCATCGACGCGGTGCTGCGCCCGACGCTGATGGCCCTGCAGGCCGAGGGGGTGCAGCCGGTGCTGGCGCATTCCGAGAAGGGCGCGGCCTATATGGCCGATGGCTATGCCCGCATCGCCGGCCTGCCCGGCATCGTCGCCGCGCAATCCGTGGGCGCCGCCAATCTGGCCGCCGCCTTGCAGGACGCGTATCTGGCCCGCGCGCCGCTGCTGGCGCTGACCGGCCGCAAGACGCCCGCCGCCCAGCACCGCAACGCCTATCAGGAGGTGGCGCACGCCCCGCTCTTCGCGCCGGTGACCAAATTCTCGGCCGCGGTGGAGAGCACGGCGGAGCTGCCGCGCCTGTTCCGCCAGGCCTGGGCGGCCGCCGTCTCGGCCTCGCCCCGTCCGGCGCATCTCGACCTGAACGGGCTGATGGGGGAGGTGGTGGAGCAGGGCGAGGCGCCCGAACCCCCGGCCGAGCTCGGCGCCTGGCGCGCGCCGCGCCACCGCCCGCTGCCCGACCCGGCGCTGGTGGAGGATGCCGCGCGGCGGCTCGCCGCCTGCCCGCGTGTGGCGATCCTGGCCGGCGATGGCGCGGCGCAGTCGCGCTGCGGGGCGGAGCTGCTGGCCCTGGCCGAGCGGCTGCGCGCCCCCATCGTCACCAGCCTCGGCGCCCGGGCGCTGGTGCCGACGCGGCATCCATTGGTGGCGGGCGTCTCCGGCACCTATTCCGCGCCGCCAGCCAACCGCGTGCTGCATGCCGCCGATCTCGTGCTGATGGTGGGCTGCGATGGCGGCGATCAGGTGACGCTGAACTGGCGCCTGCCGCGCGCCGGGGCCGGGATCATCCGCCTGGATGCCGACCCGATGGAGCTGGCGCAGGACAGCGCCGGCGGGGCCACGGCGCTCGATCTGCTCTGCGATCCGGCCGCCGGCCTCGCGGCGCTGGCCGACGCGCTGGGCCGCCCCGAGCGGGACGACAGCTTCGCTGGCCAGGCGGCGGGCTGGATGGCGGAGTGGCGCCAAGCCATGGCGCCGCGCCTCACCTCCGACGAGGCGCCGATCGACCCCGCCCGGCTCTGCGCCGAGATTTCTGCCAGTTTGCCCGAGGATGGGGTGCTGGTGGCGGATACCGGCTATTCCGGCATCTGGACCGGCACGCTGGTGGAGTTCAACGGGGCGGGGCAGGAGTATCTGCGCGCCGCCGGCTCGCTGGGCTGGGCCTTCCCGGCGGCGCTCGGCGCCAAATGCGCGGCCGGGGCGCGCAAGGTGGTCTGCTACAGCGGCGACGGCGCGCTCTACTACCACCTGACCGAGCTGGAGACCGCCAAGCGCCGCGGCATCGCGGTGACGCTGGTGGTCAACAACAATCGCGGCTTCGGCCAGGGCTGGCCGAACCTGCTGCGCGCCGCCGGCAACCGGCCGGAGGTCGCCGGCACGCTGCTGCGCTTCGGCGAGCACACGGATTTCTGTGCCATCGCCCGCGGTTTCGGCCTGCGCGGCATCCGCGTCGAGCGCGCCGGGGAGATCGGCCCCGCCTTGCGTGAGGCCATGGCATCGGACGAGACCGTGCTGGTCGAGGTGATGACCGGCATCGACCACCGCGCCCCCGAACCCTGGTCGCCGGAGAGCTGACCCCATGAACATCGCCATCATCGGCGCCGGGCTGATGGGCCATGCGCTGGCCCTGGTCTTCGCCATCGGCGGCCACCGCGTGCGGCTCACCGACAGCAACCCGGAGGCGCTCGCCCGCGCGCCCGGCCTGATGGAGAAGGCCCGCGCCACGCTGGAGCGGGAGGGGGAGGCCGGGGGCCTGTCCGCCGAGGGGCTGCGCGAGCGCGTCACCCTGCACGACACCCTGGCCGCGACGGTTGCCGACGCCGCCCTGGTGATCGAGGCGATCATCGAGAAGCCCGAGCCCAAGCGCGCCCTCTTCGCCGAGCTGGACGCGCTGATGCCAGCGGAGGCGCTGCTGGCCAGCAACACCTCCTATCTCGACGTCTTCCCGCTGATGCCGCCCGCGCGCCTCCCGCGCGCGCTGATCATGCACTGGTACACGCCGCCCTATCTGGTCGATCTGGTCGATCTGGTGGGCAGCCCGGAATGCCCTGAGGCGGTGGTGGAGGAACTGGCGGCGGAGCTGCGCCGCATGGGCAAGGTGCCGCTGGTGATGCGCCGCTTCCTGCCCGGCTACATCGCCAACCGGCTGCAATCGGCGCTCTCCCTCGAATGCTACCGGCTGATGGATGAGGGCTACGCCACGCCGCAGGAGATCGACGAGGCGATCATCCACGGCCTCGGCCTGCGCCTGCTGCTGCTGGGCCAGATGGCGAAGGGCGATTTCACCGGCCTGCCGCTCTCCGCCCATGCGCTGGCCAACCGCATGTATGCGCCGCCCGAGCCGCAGGGCCGCAGCGCCACGCTGGACGCGGCGCTGGAACAGGGCCGCACCGGCGTGATGGCCGGGCGCGGCTTCTATGATTGGGGCGGGGCCGACCCCGCCACCCTGATGGCCGAGCGCGACCGCAGACTGATCGCGCTGAAGCGCGCGCTGCGGCAGATCGGCCCGATGGCCGGGCTCGGCGCCGGCACCACTTCCGACAACAGGCAGGACGAGACCACGCGATGATCCGCTACGAGCTTTCCGGCAAGCGCGCCCTGGTCACCGGCGGCGCTTCCGGCATCGGGCTGGCGACGGTGCGGCTGCTGGCCGGCGCCGGCTGCCGCGTCGCCATCAACCACCTGGAGAACGACCCGCGCGGGGCCGAGATGGTGGCCGAGCTGCGCGCCGCCGGGCATGACGTCATCGCCGCCCCCGGCAATGTCGGCGATGCCACGGACGGGCCGCGCATGGTGGCGCAGGCGATCGCCGATCTCGGCGGGCTCGACTATCTGGTGAACAATGCCGGCACGCCCGGCACCAGCAGCCTGATCCCGCCCACCGCGCTGGAGCGGCTGACCGAGGAGCTGTGGCAGACCGTGCTGCAGGTGAACCTGCTCGGCGTGTTCCGCTGCGCCAAGGCGGCGGCGCCGGCACTGCAGGAAGCCGGCGGCGCGGTGGTCAATGTCGCCTCCATCGCCGGGCTCGACAGCCCCGGCAGCTCCATGGCCTATGGCGCCACCAAGGCGGGTGTCGTCAGCCTGACGAAGAACCTGGCGCGCGGCCTCGCACCCCGGGTGCGCGTCAATGCGGTCGCGCCCGGCGCCGTCGATTCCTCCTGGATGGTGGAGTGGACGCCGGAGCGGCGCGCCGCCTCGGCCGAGAAGGCGCTGCTGAAGCGCCGCTGCACGCCGGAGGATCTGGCGGAGGTGATCGTCTTCCTGCTGGCCGGGGCAGGCATGGTCACCGGCCAGACCGTGGTGGTCGATGGCGGGCTGACGCTGGAATCGCGCTGAAGCCCGGCCGCGGGGCGGCGCGGGGCATCGCGCCGCCCGGCTAGCGCAGCCGCCCCAGGAACCAGGGGGAGAGCGGCACCTCCCCCGCCGCCATGCGCCGCGCCGCCTCGGCCTTGTGGCGGCGGATATCCTCCGCGCTCACCTCATAGCCATAGCGCTGCAGCACCAGCGCCGCATCGGCGGCGTCGGTCACCAGATCGAGCTCCTCATGGATCGCCTCGGCGAGCGCCGGACGCAGCTCCATCTCGGCGATGAAGCGCTGCAGCTCATCCGCGTTCATGGCGAGCCCCCGCAAGCGAAGCCTGTGCATGACGACCTCTCCCGCCCGATGGACACTTGCATGCCACGCTGAAGTTCGTTTTGCAAGCGGTTCAAAATTGCGGCTTTGTGCGGTGCGCGCAGCTTCTTGCCGCGCGCCGC includes these proteins:
- a CDS encoding thiamine pyrophosphate-binding protein, which codes for MRQNGAEWLARSIARSGQSHVFFIDAVLRPTLMALQAEGVQPVLAHSEKGAAYMADGYARIAGLPGIVAAQSVGAANLAAALQDAYLARAPLLALTGRKTPAAQHRNAYQEVAHAPLFAPVTKFSAAVESTAELPRLFRQAWAAAVSASPRPAHLDLNGLMGEVVEQGEAPEPPAELGAWRAPRHRPLPDPALVEDAARRLAACPRVAILAGDGAAQSRCGAELLALAERLRAPIVTSLGARALVPTRHPLVAGVSGTYSAPPANRVLHAADLVLMVGCDGGDQVTLNWRLPRAGAGIIRLDADPMELAQDSAGGATALDLLCDPAAGLAALADALGRPERDDSFAGQAAGWMAEWRQAMAPRLTSDEAPIDPARLCAEISASLPEDGVLVADTGYSGIWTGTLVEFNGAGQEYLRAAGSLGWAFPAALGAKCAAGARKVVCYSGDGALYYHLTELETAKRRGIAVTLVVNNNRGFGQGWPNLLRAAGNRPEVAGTLLRFGEHTDFCAIARGFGLRGIRVERAGEIGPALREAMASDETVLVEVMTGIDHRAPEPWSPES
- a CDS encoding 3-hydroxyacyl-CoA dehydrogenase family protein, which encodes MNIAIIGAGLMGHALALVFAIGGHRVRLTDSNPEALARAPGLMEKARATLEREGEAGGLSAEGLRERVTLHDTLAATVADAALVIEAIIEKPEPKRALFAELDALMPAEALLASNTSYLDVFPLMPPARLPRALIMHWYTPPYLVDLVDLVGSPECPEAVVEELAAELRRMGKVPLVMRRFLPGYIANRLQSALSLECYRLMDEGYATPQEIDEAIIHGLGLRLLLLGQMAKGDFTGLPLSAHALANRMYAPPEPQGRSATLDAALEQGRTGVMAGRGFYDWGGADPATLMAERDRRLIALKRALRQIGPMAGLGAGTTSDNRQDETTR
- a CDS encoding SDR family NAD(P)-dependent oxidoreductase yields the protein MIRYELSGKRALVTGGASGIGLATVRLLAGAGCRVAINHLENDPRGAEMVAELRAAGHDVIAAPGNVGDATDGPRMVAQAIADLGGLDYLVNNAGTPGTSSLIPPTALERLTEELWQTVLQVNLLGVFRCAKAAAPALQEAGGAVVNVASIAGLDSPGSSMAYGATKAGVVSLTKNLARGLAPRVRVNAVAPGAVDSSWMVEWTPERRAASAEKALLKRRCTPEDLAEVIVFLLAGAGMVTGQTVVVDGGLTLESR
- the queA gene encoding tRNA preQ1(34) S-adenosylmethionine ribosyltransferase-isomerase QueA, with amino-acid sequence MTSTTPPALPELRAEDFDFALPEALIAQAPARPRDAARLLVAAHDGLRDQGVRDLPAWLRPGDLMVVNDTRVIPARLRARRGEARLEIMLNRAESGGMWHALVRNAKKLRPGDILTIEGAPELAPRVVERQEGGAALIDFGPDQGKLAAALEKAGEIPLPPYIARPDGPRPEDREDYQPIFAREPGAVAAPTASLHFTPGLLAALAERGVGQVSLTLHVGAGTFLPIRGDNPREHKLHAEWGHISEAAAAAINETRAKGGRIIAIGTTALRLLESAVDTDGVVHPFRGLTDIFLLPGHVFRSADLLLTNFHLPKSSLFMLVSAFAGQARMRDAYAHAVAQGYRFYSYGDASLLFREDPTP